One Caldisericum sp. DNA window includes the following coding sequences:
- a CDS encoding bifunctional DNA primase/polymerase: MPLNNEKKPLINWKHYQTRQPKPKKILKWLLDFPNFNVGIITGFGGFYSLDFDSLEAFKNFPDEYKNTALTQTSRGVHLNFYSEKKYAGKILKINGFEVEFKGLGQYVVEPPAIIDGFEYKIINPLSQIKTLPSFVTDLLEKEEEKEKKKTSTNEAQAQINWEYKGTQACIRQILDRELVVGERDESLFILYNLLIKSNDKKYAQYLVRKKNDLLKQPLPEKEILNIFDEKLYTFMGCDFVKRNLPWIKCEGCRWQREAIESVDFYKVLFSKKLKERDKQVYYKLVIEKADNKEAIARELGVGRREIYRSIERLKKEGFL; the protein is encoded by the coding sequence ATGCCTCTTAATAATGAGAAGAAACCTTTAATTAATTGGAAGCATTACCAGACTAGACAGCCTAAACCTAAAAAAATCTTAAAGTGGCTTCTTGATTTTCCAAACTTCAATGTAGGAATTATAACAGGCTTTGGAGGGTTCTACTCATTAGATTTTGATAGCCTTGAGGCCTTTAAGAATTTCCCCGACGAGTATAAAAATACTGCACTAACACAAACAAGTAGAGGTGTGCATTTAAACTTTTATTCTGAAAAGAAGTATGCAGGCAAGATACTGAAAATTAACGGTTTTGAAGTTGAATTTAAAGGGCTGGGACAATATGTCGTGGAACCACCTGCAATTATAGACGGCTTTGAATACAAAATTATAAATCCTCTATCACAGATAAAAACTTTACCCTCATTTGTAACAGACTTATTAGAAAAAGAGGAAGAAAAAGAAAAAAAGAAAACATCAACAAATGAAGCACAAGCACAAATAAATTGGGAATACAAGGGAACTCAGGCTTGTATAAGACAAATATTAGACAGAGAACTTGTTGTCGGTGAAAGGGATGAAAGTTTGTTTATCCTATACAATCTATTGATTAAAAGCAATGATAAAAAATATGCGCAATATCTTGTAAGAAAAAAGAATGATCTCCTAAAGCAACCTTTACCAGAAAAGGAGATACTTAATATTTTTGATGAAAAACTATATACTTTTATGGGATGTGATTTTGTAAAACGTAATTTACCTTGGATAAAGTGTGAAGGTTGTAGATGGCAGAGAGAGGCAATAGAGAGCGTGGACTTTTATAAAGTGTTATTTAGCAAAAAGTTAAAAGAAAGAGATAAGCAAGTTTATTACAAACTTGTAATTGAAAAGGCGGACAACAAAGAGGCAATAGCAAGAGAATTAGGAGTAGGGAGAAGGGAAATTTACCGAAGCATTGAGAGATTGAAAAAGGAAGGCTTCTTATAA
- a CDS encoding helix-turn-helix domain-containing protein: MKDEEKMKTVKEFAEQFKVNKNTVYSWIWQGKIKAIKIGRAIRIPESEFEARVVKPKKRKRA; the protein is encoded by the coding sequence ATGAAAGATGAAGAAAAAATGAAAACGGTTAAAGAATTTGCAGAGCAGTTTAAGGTGAATAAGAATACCGTTTATAGCTGGATTTGGCAAGGAAAAATAAAGGCAATAAAGATTGGCAGAGCAATACGAATACCAGAAAGCGAATTTGAGGCAAGAGTTGTAAAGCCTAAGAAAAGAAAAAGGGCATAA